From the genome of Leptospira brenneri:
TTCTTCGTATTTTTGTCCGTTCTCACATCCTTACTCGGATTTATCTATTATTATTCTACTTATCGTTTAATCTCAGGACTTTCACTGAATGGACCGGTGGTGACTCTGATTTTGTTTGGGATTGGAGCCCTCGTACTACTTGTACCCTTGACTTATGTTTTGAGTCGCACCTCGAAAAGGGAAAAAACCCAAACCTTTTTTTCCTACCTCACCTTCACGAACTTTGGATTCTTTTCTATTTTGTTCACTTTGGTCCTTCTTATGGATTTACTCCGCCTGGTGGACCTAGGGATCGTAACGGAATATTCACAAGTTTTGTTTTCTAGTTTACTTCGTCTTGGTTTTCCTCTCGACGGAGTGACCGAAGTTAAAAATTTCAGTCTGGCCTTTTCTACCATCGTAGTGGCCACAGCTCTTAGCTCTCTTGGTTTTTTTAATGCTCATGTTCGGTTGCAATACAAACGAGTGAAGATCCCTGTCGAACATTTACATCCTGATTTAGATCAGTTTAAAATTGTACAAATCTCTGATGTCCATATTGGTCCTACCATCAAAACTAAGTTTTTGAATCGTGTTGTGAAAAAGATCAATTTACAGAATCCGGATGTGGTTGTGATTACAGGAGATTTGGTGGATGGGCCGGCAGCCACTCTCAAACACCACTTACAGCCATTAAGAGATATTCAATCAAAATACGGAACATTTTATGTTACAGGAAATCATGAATACTATTCGGGAGTTCTTTCTTGGTTACCAGAAATTGAAAAATTAGGGATTAAAATTTTATTGAATGGGAACCAGATGCTCTCAGTAGGAAATGCCAAGTTACTTATGGCAGGTGTGACTGATCTAACCGCGGGTTCAATGATCAAATCTCACCAAACAGATCCTAAACGAGCCATGGAAGGTGGAGAAAATTCTGATTACAAAATTCTTCTGGCACACCAACCCAATAGCATCTACGAAGCAAACGAAGTTGGTTTTGACTTACAAATCTCTGGACATACTCATGGTGGACAATTTTTTCCTGGAAATATTTTGATTTACTTAGCTCAAAAATTTGTCTCCGGCTTACATCGATACAAGAATATACAAATTTATGTGAGCAGAGGAACGGGGTATTGGGGTCCTCCTTTTCGTTTGGGTGCTCCTTCTGAAGTTTCTGTTTTGGAACTTCAGTCCGTCTAAGTATCAATCGTTTTTTTTGTAATCAATATTTGATACTTGTGATTTGAATCCGGATACCACCTGATATTCGTAGTTTATCTTTTTAAATATCCTTTATACATCATGTTTCTATTGGTTGGTCTTAAAAAAAATAAATGCGCCAAGGATCGACCGAGCGTCCCGTCGAGGGAGAGCCTGGTCGGGAATCAAAAAGATTTTTATTTTAGATTTCTTTTCGAGGCGCCCCCTAAAAAAAAGAACGAGTTCAAGGATTGGTTCGTGTGAAAAAAAATGTGAAAGTAGGTGAAGTCTCTTTGCGTTTTAGAAATAATTGACAAACAAATTAGCAGGAAATGAGAAATGAATCAGAATCCACTCATCAGAAAATTAACCATTGCGATTGAGGCTCCTTTATATCTCTTAATTTTTCCTTACTTTATCAATTTCTGTTTATTTGCATCCAGGTTCGAGATCGAAACATTAATCAAACTTGGTTTACTTGGCACTCTCCTTTCCTTGGTTCCTTTGGTCATTGGAATTGGCCTTCGAAATCGAAGACTCAAACGTTTGTTATCGTTTTCAAAAGATACAGATCAAAAAACAATAGAAGATTTGAAAAAAGGACTTTTGGAGCACCCTCATTGGGAAGGGAAAGTCATTCTCATTCGCTGGACCGCTTCTATTTTGGGATTTTCTTTTATGGCAGTGAGTTTTCTTGATTTGCCATGGAAAGAAATTATGGTCCTTCCCTATGCTTGTATCATGCTTTTGCCAATTATTTATTTGGCTTTTTATTTTCAAACTGAAGTATACTTGAGTCCAGTGCTAAAGGTTCAGGAGTTAGCAAAGGTATTACTCGATGAATCTAAATTTCGAATTTTCGGAGTTTTTCAAAGAAATCTTTTTACCATGTTAGCTGTGGCATTATTACCAATGTTAACATTTGGTTATTATTTGTTTTTGATTCTACTCACTGATTTCAGATCTCCTTATTGGTTCTACCAAATGCCCATTGTTTTTGTAATGATGGTAGTGATTATGATTTATGCTGCCTATGTCGGTAGTAAATCATTAAAAGACGATATTGGTAATTTAAACCATTCCATTGAAAAATTATCACAAGGGGAACTCGCAGAAACCATACCTCAACTTTCTGCAACAAACCTAAGCCATACGATTACAGAATTGAACTTATTTATGGATTCGTTAAGGAACTATTTCCAAACTGCGAAAGAGGAAGCTGTTTCCCTTTCCCAAACTTCAAAAATCATTTTGGATAAAGGTGCTGTGATTGATTCGCAAGTAGTTTCGGAAAAAAACAAACTCGACTCAACTTTTGAGTCAGTCAAACAAATCCAAAATTTATCCCGAGCTACTTATGATCGCGTTCTATCTCAAAAAGATAAAACTAATTATTTAGCAAGTGAACTCACAAAAGTGACAGATGAAATGACAGATCTTTCAATAAAAGCTGATGGTTTGGCACAAAATACGGTTCATTCTATTGAAACCATTCAAGCAGAAAAGAATGCCATTCAATCTGCTTATGAAAAGGTAGAGGTGATGAACCAGATGAGTGAAAATATCAAAGCAACAATTTCGATCGTTGAGGATATTTCTGACCGTGTGAATTTACTATCTCTCAATGCATCGATTGAAGCAGCCAGGGCTGGATCTATGGGGCGGGGTTTTGCTGTGGTTGCAGGAGAGGTTTCGCGCCTAGCTGATGAAACAGCTAAAAATATTGAAGAGATCAAACGCGTGGTAAATTTATCACAAGTAGCCTCAAAAGAAAGTTTGGAATCAATGAAAGAAATCATTTCTACCAATGAAGATGTAAAATCTAAGTTTGAAGAAATCTCTAGAATCGTTCAGTTGTTTGGCCATATCAGTGAAACCAGTTCCGAAAATGTAAAATCCTTAAAAAAACTTGTGGGAGAGTTCCAACAAGATGCAGTACAAATCACTGAAGAGATGAAATTACAAACAGGATATACGGAAGAGTCAAATTCAGATTTACAAGAGTTATGGGAAAACCACTCAAAAATCTCCACCACATTTAAAGAAATTTCGGAAGAGGCAAACCATCTAAAGTCGGTTTCAGATTCGATGGAGAGAATTGTTTCCCGGTTTCGGTTTTAAAATCATCGTTTAAAATTTATTTCCTGGTATTGTAAATAAATGAACTGCAATACCTCGTTGCGAGAGATCGGTGTTTGAACACTGGTCGAATCTTAGAATCTATGTCTCCTGGTCTTGGGAAGGAGGGTGCTTGTTTCTATTTTTTTACAAATAGTTCGGGAAAGTACAATGTTTCCTATAATATTTATGGGAAATCGCTTTTAGGTTTCGCGACTGAATTAATAAAAACGAAGATCTCAAAAAAATACTTTCATTTATGGGAAGTTTTCGTCTTCTCATAAATCAAACGATCACTTTAAAGTATGTTAAAACAAACTCTTCATAAACTCTATTCTCTTAGTATTCGTACCCAGTTGATG
Proteins encoded in this window:
- a CDS encoding metallophosphoesterase encodes the protein MKAFFVFLSVLTSLLGFIYYYSTYRLISGLSLNGPVVTLILFGIGALVLLVPLTYVLSRTSKREKTQTFFSYLTFTNFGFFSILFTLVLLMDLLRLVDLGIVTEYSQVLFSSLLRLGFPLDGVTEVKNFSLAFSTIVVATALSSLGFFNAHVRLQYKRVKIPVEHLHPDLDQFKIVQISDVHIGPTIKTKFLNRVVKKINLQNPDVVVITGDLVDGPAATLKHHLQPLRDIQSKYGTFYVTGNHEYYSGVLSWLPEIEKLGIKILLNGNQMLSVGNAKLLMAGVTDLTAGSMIKSHQTDPKRAMEGGENSDYKILLAHQPNSIYEANEVGFDLQISGHTHGGQFFPGNILIYLAQKFVSGLHRYKNIQIYVSRGTGYWGPPFRLGAPSEVSVLELQSV
- a CDS encoding methyl-accepting chemotaxis protein produces the protein MNQNPLIRKLTIAIEAPLYLLIFPYFINFCLFASRFEIETLIKLGLLGTLLSLVPLVIGIGLRNRRLKRLLSFSKDTDQKTIEDLKKGLLEHPHWEGKVILIRWTASILGFSFMAVSFLDLPWKEIMVLPYACIMLLPIIYLAFYFQTEVYLSPVLKVQELAKVLLDESKFRIFGVFQRNLFTMLAVALLPMLTFGYYLFLILLTDFRSPYWFYQMPIVFVMMVVIMIYAAYVGSKSLKDDIGNLNHSIEKLSQGELAETIPQLSATNLSHTITELNLFMDSLRNYFQTAKEEAVSLSQTSKIILDKGAVIDSQVVSEKNKLDSTFESVKQIQNLSRATYDRVLSQKDKTNYLASELTKVTDEMTDLSIKADGLAQNTVHSIETIQAEKNAIQSAYEKVEVMNQMSENIKATISIVEDISDRVNLLSLNASIEAARAGSMGRGFAVVAGEVSRLADETAKNIEEIKRVVNLSQVASKESLESMKEIISTNEDVKSKFEEISRIVQLFGHISETSSENVKSLKKLVGEFQQDAVQITEEMKLQTGYTEESNSDLQELWENHSKISTTFKEISEEANHLKSVSDSMERIVSRFRF